GATTATATTGGCACCTTGTTATCCTGAAAGATGTGGAAAAGAGTAAACCTATCCTTAAATGAAAACCAGTTGTTGCCAGATACTAATTTCAGGGGTTTTCATCCCCCAAGTCACCAAAAATGGTTGATTTAGTGATATATGCTGAGGCTTTTAAAGCTTTCTCGGCCCAGACATGGTAAACACTGaattaaaagatttaatgtTAATCATGCCAATCTGTTTATCATATCTAAGCCCTTTATTTAAACCCTACGGTATGAACAGATGCTGTGATTCTTAAAATCTATCTCTCTTTAAAGCACTTTAAGAGAGCCCTTCAGATCAATACAACTTGGAGATGCCTCTCCACTGCTCTGTGTGAATTATTTTACTTCCTGATttgtagaaaataaagaaaatacaaaacagacCCATAAAGCCTGACTATCAAACATTTCTCAACGCACTCGATCTTTTGTTGGTCACACAACCTAGCAGACTGAAATAAACACATGAggaattaggaaaaaaaagctcaattttataaatgcaaataaataaatattagttaGTACTACTGCATAAGCCTGTGAGTGTCCCAGAAATGGACTTAATTACAACTGCAGACAAGGTTGCGTAGCATTAAAACCTTATTTCAAtcattaaaatatgtatttcatTCAAACCAAGACTGTAAATGAAAGGTATTTTTTCAGGCTTCAAGAGTTTGATtggatatataaatatttttttcatacattgcagattgtttctgttttgtaatATTGCATATAGTTTTTACATATTAGTTTTTGTATATAGTTTGTAACTGAATATTGATTTCAATATTCATGCAGCAGTTCATGCCCATCACAGCTGATTAAAACGTGAAGCAGAATTACCTTGCAGTAGAGTCACAGCAACACTTAAGAAGTGAATTCTCTAAATTAAGGACACAAAAACAAGTTTAGGTCTACATTCTTCTTTGTCTACATGTTTGTAAAATCTAGTTTTCAGGCATGTGAGGCTGAGAAAACCGAGGGTTTGTGCTTAGAACGGCTTGTTCCATTCATTTTCCTCCTTGGTTTCCCAGTGATTTTTTGGCCATTGTGGGTGTCTGTATTTTCCCTGCTGATCTTTGCTTCCTTGTAGACTTTTAGCATAACGGGACCTCCAGTCTCTTTCAAAGGCAGCTTTAATGTGCTCTAAGACCGTCACCCCTCTGTCTCTAGGACCATCTTCCATCTTGATCACCAGTCCAACTCCTGCATTAATTGCAAAGTCACTCCCAACCCAGTCATGGTTTCCTGTGGACCAAAGGAAATCAGACTTTAGATATTATTCTagatgataaaaacaacaacaacaacaacaaacaaacaaacaaacaaacaaacaaaaaaacagctttgatTCATAGACTTCTGTCCATTTTCTCTTTATACTCTATCAATATTGTCTgtgtcaaagaaaagaaaatgcttaAATATTTTGGCTGATTATCacataaaaagataaagaacTGACAGGACTGTTCCTTAAAGATCTGATAAAATGCCCATGTATAGAATTATAATATATCCTTCAAACGAACAGTCTGCAACTGTTACTGACATCGGGCAGTCAAGTTGGAAAAGGAAACCAGCAGTGTTTGTCAACCCACTATCCAGCAGCAAACTGTATCTTTATCATTGGAACAAACTGAAGAAACTCTGGCCTAAAACAGCAGTACCTTTGTTCTTCATCTGGGAAAAGACACACCAGtatatgttttccttttctgcCTTTAACTATCCCGAAATCTGCTAATCCTctgatgtcttttcttttcttttttctgtctttcttaataataataataataataataataataataataataataataataataataataataataataataataatattaaaacaacagaaacatgacCTGTAAAGTTCCACAGTTCCAATATTCCCTAAAACCAACATTTTCCTTGAATGAAGCACTATGTTGTATCTCTTTAACGTcacctaaaataaacaaataaaaagagaaaaagaaaaaagaaagaaaatacccatctggttaaaataaaataaaataaaataaaataaataaataaataaataaataaataaataaataaataaataaataaataaataaataaaatttttgggAGATGTCAAACTTGGTAATTTTTTCTACAACATAAGATAGATAGTCTGTTGTAACTCTACTGCAGATTAAGCTGGCTAGCTAATGCTCCGTGCCTTAATAGTGTTCGTGTTTAACTCTTTTGTCTGACAAACAGAACTCATAAACTCAagttttcagttattttcttcTTGTCTTGTTAAATTTTCTACTcaagttttttacattttaaaataaatgaaatcacattttttttgccTATGTGTATATGAGGACATTGTTGGGCTataaaaaaccttaaaaacccAATTAAATCCATGACCAAATTCAGAATATCCCAGATTGTCTTCAGTCATTTCAATGTTAAATTTAACCAGCTGACAATCCCAGCAGAAGAAATATTCAATCTAGAGTTTACATTTCTTACCAAGATAGGCAGCATTGTCTGTCACCATGTACTTGTTATGGTTGAGTCCAAGCTGAAAGTCATCTGTATGCTCCTTGTAACTAAAAAACCTCTGTAAGAAAAAGTGAAGGCATGTGAAAGACAGATAATggactaaataaaacacagatttggATAACTCACGTACCACCTCCAGGGAACAGTTGTGAAGCTGCAGGCACAGAGACTTGAGGGAGGTCACAAAGTTAAAGGTGAGGGGGTGAGTTTTCTTCCAGAAACTTATGAGCAGGCGAACTTTGACTCCTCTTAGTACCACAGCCTCTCTGATCGCCTCATCAATAGGTGACCAGTACCTGTGGATGTGCCCATTGTAACAGATAATAGTTTAACAAATTTTGTGATCTAAAAGGTAATTATACCCTAATTTGAAGTTGCTGTAGTCAGGCAATATCTCATATTTACTTTCCTTTACAAGTTTATCAACTAAGGTTTAATTTCTCTGTAGCACAGTCACACAAATAATCAAAACGTgaccaaactgaaaacatttttaaaaacacctcATGACTGAAGTTCCTCTCAAACTCCTCTTCACCAGAGGGAGGTAGTCTGTCACAGATATAAAGATAAAGGTCTTTGCACTCTGGATGACTTGATAGATGGCGTCTACATCTCTGGTGCGATCTTTGGCACAGAGGAGTTCAGGAGAGGTctgcagaaaagaaacacactAAAAATTCTATCTTCtttcttcccttttcttttttattgacaATAATCAACAATGACAATGAATGATAACAAAAAACACCAACGgtaaaatccaaaacaaaacaaaacaaaacaaaacaaaacaaaacaaaacaaaacaaaacaaaacaaaacaaaacaaaacaaaacaaaacaaacacgcacgcacatacacacacaaaaactaacACCAAAATAATGAAGAGCAACATGTATTcctacaaataaaaaagtaggaaaacaggaaacagaggaacaaaacaataacatttatAAATCCAGCTACAGAAAAAGGTTGCTTGTGCTACCTCAGCTTTTGGGTGAGTGTGAACGACTGTATGAATGTCTGTAATCTGcgtctgttttatgttttgagAGAGGGAGGATTATAAGAATgcaaacctttaaaaatgtataacatACGACTGTAATCAGGGAGCAAATGACAATAATGGATTGTGGAGGCACTGCATCCCTTCTCAGGCCCAGTGCAAGCTGGCCCCCACCCACACAGGTGAGGGGTTTAGGTTTTTCATCATATGCAGGTACAGGTGTACAGTGTATGCTAGTACATGCACACACCAGTTGTAATTGTGTATATATCTAATCCAGAtgagtgaaaacagaaacagtcCCGGTCAGAGGACCCAAGCAGAAATGTGATGGAAAAAGCCGAAACATGAGCCCCAAGACGATCCAACCACTGCTGTCCCATCCAATGCTCAACAGGCCATGACAAACTCAGGCAAATGCAGGGAGATCGAACTGCCAACAACAAACTTTAAGAGGACATCATATAACTGCATTTCCACAGCGAATCATCTGCCTCCATCAAATCCTGTCCTCTGCTTCCTCTTCACGTCTTACACAacatccataaagctcctcgcTAGTCTTCATTTAGGGCTCCTACCTGGTAGTTTCTCCCTCTGCATCCTTCTCATATATTCATCATCCCTCCTTTGGACATGCTCAGACCAGTATGGCCTCAGTCTTTGTTTGGAAAACATCTAACATGTTTGTGATTCCTGATCATGTAATGCCCAAAGAGAACCACAATATTTTAATCTCTGCAACttccagttctgcctcctgtcttttCTTCATGACCAATATCTCCAAACCATACAACATCGCTGGTCTCACCACAGTCATcaggataaaacaaaaatgaccaGGTTAGATAATAATATAATGCAGAAAGCTTTTTATAATTCATGCTGGCGTGTTTAATTGCCAAAAGCTTCCACCTAACATATAAACAAAGGGAAGGATAAGAAGGCCCTTTTCCACAGCCATGTATCATTACTGGAGGAAGTGGAGCAGAAGAGCTGTTTGGAGCTGCCAGCAGCCTGTGACAGCATGGTGCCATTAGTTCATATAGGATGATAAATGCCTTAAACACAGCTGATAAGTGTCTTGTCGCTTGGAGGGTAACAAGATTCATTACTGTCAAATTAGGCTGAGGTGCTGAGATAGTCAGACTCAAGATGCTCCTCAGCGTGATATCAACATGATTAATCACTTGCAATATGAGTGTTATTACTTTGTAATAAAACTTTTATACAGAAATCTTCCAATGAGACCCGAGACAGGAATGCAATGGCTAAAGAGCAATCTAGACCAATTAGAACATTAATTTAGACACAtaaactttgtttctttttcttctgttgttttgtaAAGCTAGTTTTTAGCATTGAAGTCTATTTTGAAATTCCCATGGGAGTGCTTGAGAGGCTTGGgctgctctgattggtctgccCTAGGAGTCTGACCAGGAACCACTCACTATTTCATATGTGCTCTGCTAAAATAAATCTTAGAAAGCATCTAATCGGGTGTAATATCCAAGTCATCAgcatttttaactattttccAGTAAACAGCAAACTCTAAAAGAgcattaagaataaaaaaaaacttcgcGTCTGTGTAGGGCCAGATACTGATGTTTACAAAAGTACAATGAAAAAGAGACTTAAATGCTGAATTTAATTTcatggggattttaacatgtgAATCCGGTAAAGAACATTTGTGTTCCTCACAGACAGATAAGCCGTGGCAGGGGTAGCATTGAGCTGCAGCTCCAGGGCATCATGCTTTCCATAGAGGGCTGTAACTCTCTTCGACCAGATGGAGGGGACGTAGTCCCTTTCATGGAGCTGccagtaaaatgaaaagactCTGTGGAGGTCCAGGgccagacagctgcagttataCACCACCACCCCGAGTTCTTTCCTCTGTGGAGTTTTAGAAAGATATACACAAGAAAAGAAGTTGTAGCACAGAAGTTGCAGTCTTGACCACTTGTATACACAGACCTTATTTTACAAAATAGAAAGAATATGAGACATTTTGATGGAAGAGTGATGTTATGGacagttattttattaacttaaaatcacaaatttatCTTAGAATGTTGGATTTTTAACAGGGTAGTGTAAGTAGTTCAATTTCTGCCCTACAGCTAGCATTGTTGCAGATGCAGTTGCATTAATTGTGCTGACACGCAGTAGTCAGTGACATAATATTAAGATTCTTATCCATTGTCCCATGTCAACCACTAAAACCTTTGTGTCCGTACAGTGATGCCATGGTCTTATAGCCATACCAGATAGTTCTGAGGGACTGTGAGATGATTAATGGGAGACACAAACCTGTTATAATACTCAACTTCACCTTGGTTTCATTGCTGTTCATGTAAACATTCACTGACGTAaatgtttccttcagcaccatggacagcagcattgtttttGTTGGATGCTGCGAGCGTCCATACAACGACCACGTCATGTGcttcttttgtggttgttaaagtTTCTGTCCCTGTTTCTGATAAAAGAAGCTGCACAAAGTGGTAGCAAAGGGGATTATTGGTAGTAACCGTATTTTTGACGAAACAAATAACTA
The Melanotaenia boesemani isolate fMelBoe1 chromosome 4, fMelBoe1.pri, whole genome shotgun sequence genome window above contains:
- the pld5 gene encoding inactive phospholipase D5; this translates as MAGPTTQEPVKTQQKCIAIFALLCCFAVLLVLIFSSVDIWGDNEDGITEENCSRDCRIVLVENIPDDLSLHLDGRSLLPLSVGFHTLLEQAKHSVELVSSVWDLNSSELDPIPSAAQQGQLLFQRLLSLKSRGVRLKIASSLTNSTELKALAAHNAEVHFVNMTALTRGGLHSSFWIVDRKHIYIGSADMDWRSLSKRKELGVVVYNCSCLALDLHRVFSFYWQLHERDYVPSIWSKRVTALYGKHDALELQLNATPATAYLSTSPELLCAKDRTRDVDAIYQVIQSAKTFIFISVTDYLPLVKRSLRGTSVMRYWSPIDEAIREAVVLRGVKVRLLISFWKKTHPLTFNFVTSLKSLCLQLHNCSLEVRFFSYKEHTDDFQLGLNHNKYMVTDNAAYLGNHDWVGSDFAINAGVGLVIKMEDGPRDRGVTVLEHIKAAFERDWRSRYAKSLQGSKDQQGKYRHPQWPKNHWETKEENEWNKPF